The nucleotide sequence CCGCTGCTGCGCCGAGGGCGCGACTGGGCGGAGTAGCCGGCTGGGCTCGTGGGCGGGTGCGGGTGCGGGTGCGGGTGCGTGTCCGGGTCCGGGGCCTGTGGGGCTTCTCGCGCGGCTCCGCCGCGTGGGCGCGACCCGCCGCCCCCCACTCACCCGCACCCGACACACCTCCCGCGACACCCTCAGCCGGTCTACGCTGGAGAACGGCTTGAGAACACCTCGGGAAGGTGGCGTCATGACCGGCTGGAACGTGAGTGACATCCCTGATCAGCGTGGCCGTGCCGCTGTCGTGACCGGTGCCAACAGTGGCATCGGCTATGTCGCCGCCCGGGAACTCGCCCGTCGTGGCGCCCATGTCGTCCTCGCCTGTCGGAGTGAGGAGCGGGGTACCGCCGCGCTGGAACGGATGAGTTCCGAAGTCCCGGACGGGAGCGTCGAGTTGATACGGCTCGACCTCGGGGACCTGGGTTCCGTACGGGACTTCGCGGAGGCGTACGGGCGCGCGAGAGGTCGACTGGATCTGCTGGTCAACAACGCGGGCGTGATGGCAGTGGCGCAGAGCCGTACGGCCGACGGCTTCGAGACGCAGTTCGGGACCAACCACCTCGGTCACTTCGCCCTGACCGGTCTGTTGCTGCCGATGCTCCTGGCCACGCCCGGCGCCCGGGTCGTGACCGTCTCCAGCACCATGCACATGAGGGCGAACATCGACATCGA is from Streptomyces sp. NBC_01314 and encodes:
- a CDS encoding oxidoreductase — protein: MTGWNVSDIPDQRGRAAVVTGANSGIGYVAARELARRGAHVVLACRSEERGTAALERMSSEVPDGSVELIRLDLGDLGSVRDFAEAYGRARGRLDLLVNNAGVMAVAQSRTADGFETQFGTNHLGHFALTGLLLPMLLATPGARVVTVSSTMHMRANIDIDDLNSERGYGRWIAYGRSKTANLLFTHELARRLAANGSEMVAAAAHPGYAATNLQTAGATAEGRKGVERFMRVGNSVFAQSAEAGALPTLYAATAPGVRPDSFIGPSFMMWRGAPGPSKRAPWARNDRAAERLWAASERLTGVTYDELKA